The nucleotide window ATATCCCGATAATAATTTATAGTTAGTGTCGGGTCTTGGCAGTGAAAACTGATTGGTCAGGAATAGCGCCGAATTGTATTTTAGAATGGTAAGTGTTTCTTTGTCTGAAGCAAATACAAATACTTCATGCGTGCTCGTGTTTTCGGCATTAATGACTTGTCTGTAGTCTTTGGATTTTTTGAATTCCAGAGGAGCAGTTGCCAAAACCGTTTGACTCAAAAGGGAATTGCATTGTATAAGAATAAAAAAAAGAAGTATTTTTTTCATGGTTACTTACTGAATATAAGGTTGTTTTGAAAGAATTTGCAAAAACTGTTCCGTTTTTATGTTTTTCAATTTACTGATTCATAATTTCCTGAAAATAATCTACCATTTGACCCACATGCATAGCGTCCATAAGTCCGTGGTGGGCATGTATTGACATTGCCATTTTTCTTTTTCCTTTTTTGGATACGGTCATTTTTCCAAATGAAATTTTTGGACAACTATCAGGGTAAGTCATATTTCGGGCGTGTGACAGCGAAGTAAAATTTAGCCAAGGAATCGCCGAAAAATGAATGAGGTTGTCGTCTTTAAATTCTCTTGTGAATAAACCGGTAGTGCCTTGAATTCGCTCGATTTCAGCAATTGCATTTTGTTCAAAAATAGCATAATCCGGATGATATTCTATCAATGAAAATGCAAAAGTCCCATCAGCGCGGCTTATCGTTGCCGAACCGTCAATCCGGTCGTAAATGAAAATATGGGTATTCTCCATTCGGTATTTGAAACTTTCGAAAGCGTTGACTGCCACTAGGGTTTTATGTAAATAATAAATGAAAAAAGAAGTGCCCAGACTTTTGGCGGTATCGTATGCTTTGGTGCAATCTATTGTTACTGTTGCGCCGAAAAAAGGTTCCTGCATTTGCTTAAAAAAAAGAAAATGCTCTTTTCGGTTCCAATTGTCAAGATCTAAAAGTTTTTTCATTTTATGTTTTTTGGTGTTTGTTGGGAAGGTTGCAAAAAAAGACCTAGCTAAAATACTAAATAAAAAGTATTTTAACTAGGGTTTGACTGTTTTAAGAAGGTTTTATGTTCCCAATAACGGTAAAATGTCTGTTATTTTTTCGAATGCTGCAAAATTTTTGTGTTCTACTTTATGGTCAATTTTTTCGTGTGCCCAAGTCGTATGAAACGGAATATGAACTGCGTAACCGCCAAGTGCCAAAACCGGCAATACATCCGATTTTAGTGAGTTTCCAATCATGAAAAATTCTTCGGGCTTTATTTCCAAACGTTTTAACAAGTCGGCATAATCTTGTTCTTGTTTGTCCGACATGACTTCAATATGGTGAAAGTATTTGCCCAAACCAGAATTGTGTAATTTTCTGCGTTGATCGAGCAAATCACCTTTGGTGGCAACAACCAATTTGTATTTTCCGTGCAAGGTTTGTAAAGTTTCTTCAACACCATCTAATAATTCGATTGGTTTATCGAGTAATTCTTTTCCGTATTCAATAATTTTTTCGATGACTTCAACCGAAATAGTGTTGTTGGAAATTTTCATCGCAGCTTCAATCATCGAGAGAATATAAGCTTTGATTCCGTATCCGTAGATTTTCAAATTGTCTATTTCAATTCTAAAGAGTTCTTGGGAAATGTCTTGATGCGACAAATAATCCCGCATTAGGCCACAAAATTTTTCTTCAGTTTCCTGAAAATAAGGTTCGTTGACAAATAAAGTGTCATCGGCGTCAAAAGCAATTACTTTTAAATTGGGAATTTTATTGTTTAGCATGGTTATAATTTGAGTTTAATAGTTGATTTATATTCTTGAGGAAATAAATCTGCGCATCTGCGGTTAATTATTTTTAATCAATTACGAAAAGAACTTTTTAAGCGTAATAGTCTTTTTGTAAAAAGTAATTCGGATTCCGAAGAGTAAAACAATACCTCCGAAAATCATTTGTAAAGTTATTTTTTCTTCCAAAAAGAACCAAGCCAAGACAGCAGTTATTACGGCTTGGCTCAATAAACTAAGTGAAACTCTTGTTGCCCGCATGTGTTTTATAGCGTAACTAACCGAAAGCCAAGCACACAATTGGCAAATTACCGCCTGAAGAACCAATACAAGCCAACCAGTATTCGAAAAGCCCGTGAAAGGTTCGTTTAGGCTATAGCAAAGAATTCCCAAATAGATGCTCGACGCACTTAGACTAATGGTCATAAATGATAAGACATCAACCTCTGAAAGGACATTTTTGCTGACCAAAAGATAAATCGAGTATAAGATTCCGGATAAAACAGCGAATAGAAATGCCTGATTAAAATTCATTTCGATGAAAAACTCAAAGCCTACAAAAATGGCCATTCCAAATAAGGCTACAATTGTTCCAATCCAGAAATTGATTGCCGGTTTTGATTTTAAAAACAGAAAAGAACCAATTCCCACCCAAACCGGAGATAAATTGGTAAGCAACGAAGCCTGTGTCGCACTTGAATCCTGAATGGCGATGTTCCAAACGGCAACATCTGAGGAAAATAATATTCCGCAAAGCGCTGCCAAAAGTGTTAATTTTAAATTTGGAAGTTTGAATTTTCCGCTCAAAAGAACGTAAGGCAATAATAATATTATAGCAAACGTCATTCGGTAAAACGCCGAAATCAATCCGGGTGCCAAACGCAATTTTATCAAGATTGGAAAAATCGAGATACAAAGTATTCCGCAGATTAAGGCCAATCTTGGTTTGGTGATTTTCATTTAATAAGTTTCAAGTTTTATTGTGTTTATACAATTTTTGGATCTATAACTTGAGTGTTAATTAAAGAATATTTTAAAAGTTCCTTCATTAATAAATATACTTTTGTGGATTTTTCTGAAGGGAAGTAATCTTCTTTGTTTATATCTGCTTTTTCAGCTCTTTTAATTGCTTTTAAGATATAATCAGAAGTTAAATAACCTTTTGGGTAATTCTTGATTTTAGAATAGGTATGTTTTGTTCCAAGCTCTGTTTTTGATTCTTTACTGGTTGTACATGAAATGTTTTCTGGTTCATCCAAATGAAATAAAAGCCATATTTCAAAGCAGTAATTGCTTATAAATAAATCAGCATCGATTAGACTTTCACAATATTGTTTTAACTCAGGATATTCTTCTTTTGGATGCTGATCAACATCAAGTACAAACCTAAACTTGTCTTCAGCTGATGGGGTTACAGGTAGGTAATTAGGAGGGTTTTCGATGAAAGATTTTGCTC belongs to Flavobacterium gilvum and includes:
- a CDS encoding chloramphenicol acetyltransferase, giving the protein MKKLLDLDNWNRKEHFLFFKQMQEPFFGATVTIDCTKAYDTAKSLGTSFFIYYLHKTLVAVNAFESFKYRMENTHIFIYDRIDGSATISRADGTFAFSLIEYHPDYAIFEQNAIAEIERIQGTTGLFTREFKDDNLIHFSAIPWLNFTSLSHARNMTYPDSCPKISFGKMTVSKKGKRKMAMSIHAHHGLMDAMHVGQMVDYFQEIMNQ
- a CDS encoding HAD family hydrolase produces the protein MLNNKIPNLKVIAFDADDTLFVNEPYFQETEEKFCGLMRDYLSHQDISQELFRIEIDNLKIYGYGIKAYILSMIEAAMKISNNTISVEVIEKIIEYGKELLDKPIELLDGVEETLQTLHGKYKLVVATKGDLLDQRRKLHNSGLGKYFHHIEVMSDKQEQDYADLLKRLEIKPEEFFMIGNSLKSDVLPVLALGGYAVHIPFHTTWAHEKIDHKVEHKNFAAFEKITDILPLLGT
- a CDS encoding DMT family transporter; the encoded protein is MKITKPRLALICGILCISIFPILIKLRLAPGLISAFYRMTFAIILLLPYVLLSGKFKLPNLKLTLLAALCGILFSSDVAVWNIAIQDSSATQASLLTNLSPVWVGIGSFLFLKSKPAINFWIGTIVALFGMAIFVGFEFFIEMNFNQAFLFAVLSGILYSIYLLVSKNVLSEVDVLSFMTISLSASSIYLGILCYSLNEPFTGFSNTGWLVLVLQAVICQLCAWLSVSYAIKHMRATRVSLSLLSQAVITAVLAWFFLEEKITLQMIFGGIVLLFGIRITFYKKTITLKKFFS
- a CDS encoding RloB family protein is translated as MDRKRYTLDDYNKKESFLDATRFFIVYEGEDKEPKYFGTFNNLFFEPKKASILHVFEKDTNVIGSQPKKLIERAKSFIENPPNYLPVTPSAEDKFRFVLDVDQHPKEEYPELKQYCESLIDADLFISNYCFEIWLLFHLDEPENISCTTSKESKTELGTKHTYSKIKNYPKGYLTSDYILKAIKRAEKADINKEDYFPSEKSTKVYLLMKELLKYSLINTQVIDPKIV